A genomic region of Entelurus aequoreus isolate RoL-2023_Sb linkage group LG19, RoL_Eaeq_v1.1, whole genome shotgun sequence contains the following coding sequences:
- the ncbp2 gene encoding nuclear cap-binding protein subunit 2, producing MAVKLNALNSDSYIDFSNYRDQHFKGMCHEQEKLLELSHTLYVGNLSFYTTEEQVHELFSKSGDVKRIIIGLDKVKKTACGFCFVEYYTRADAEHAMRFINGTRLDDRMIRTDWDIGFKEGRQYGRGKSGGQVRDEYRQDYDPARGGYGKLAQQHRV from the exons ATGGCTGTGAAATTGAATGCCCTAAATAGTGATTCTTACATCGACTTCAGTAACTACAGAGACCAACATTTCAAG GGTATGTGCCATGAACAGGAGAAGCTCCTGGAATTGAGTCATACTTTGTATGTGGGGAACCTTTCCTTCTACACCACAGAGGAGCAG GTACATGAGCTTTTTTCTAAAAGTGGAGACGTGAAGCGCATCATCATCGGTCTGGATAAAGTAAAGAAGACGGCTTGCGGCTTCTGCTTTGTCGA ATACTACACAAGGGCAGATGCAGAACATGCTATGCGCTTCATCAATGGCACACGACTCGATGACCGTATGATCAGGACAGACTGGGACATCGGCTTTAAGGAAGGACGACAGTATGGTCGTGGCAAGTCTGGAGGACAG GTGAGAGATGAATACAGGCAGGACTACGACCCAGCCAGAGGTGGCTATGGAAAGTTGGCTCAGCAGCACCGAGTCTAA